The Cydia pomonella isolate Wapato2018A chromosome 9, ilCydPomo1, whole genome shotgun sequence sequence TTTTGCTCGTTTTAAATTAAAGTCTAATAAAATGTAgtctaataaagttttttttttaatttgaaggGTCGCAAAATACGTAGGTAAGGTAAATTAAATGCATCTTAGAGAACGAAGAAattttatattacctatttgCGTTTTCAATTTAGGTCTAAACAGTTTAatgccaaaaataaaaattatagtgACGCTGAcgaaacatgttttttattaCTCTGACCAATAGATGATAGACtttatgtacatataatgcccgggcaatttaattattttaatagttattatcAAATTGTCATCTCATATTGGTAatttttcataatgcccgggcattatgtaAAATGCCCGTTTATCACTTGGTCCATAATTCATTACGTTATATACTCAAACATACCCAACTTGTCAGAAGAAAAATGGCATACCGTCCCGATCCGACCATTCCCGATCCATTCTGGTAACTTGTAAATTAGATGGTTTTTATTTGACTATGCTAATGTTGGATTGTCTTAGTAATTGGCCTCATGTCATATTAGTCCTTACTTCTTACCTAATAGCATTATAACGACATCATCCTGCGCGTACTCCCGAATCTCCCCGAGCCAGGCCCGAATGTTGTCGAAGCTGGTTTTGTTCGTGACGTCATACAGCAGCAGCAACGCTGTGGACAGGAAACACGAGTTAACACAGCCATACGAAGAACAACCTTAACGCCTTACGTTAAAGTTCACAATAACCGCACGTTAAGGTCGTGACATCATACACCAGCACCGATGGTGAGTACAGGAATTGCAGGATAACATAACAAGCTAGCTTTACGATACGCAACCTTAACACTTTGAATCAAGCACTATGATAACCGCATATAGTGGTGTTCTCATATTACACAACATCTGCTCAGTTGGCGGCTCTGGACTGTTAATCCTATCACATAAAAAGTACTTGTGTCAAGCAACCAACTAAGATAGATCGCCTTTTTGTAGAATTGTGAAGGATCTCGAGGTTAACATTAAACTGGTTTATTAAAGACAAGTGTTTAGCGACGAAAACATAGGGTGTGTGCCGTGTGTGTTTGTGAAAGGGGAACGCGGCTTTTTTTGCTTACAGTTTCATTGAGACGTTGTCATTTGGTGCAAGACTTTGAACTACTTTCACACTTGTGTAATTACTTGATATGGATAATATTTCTGAAGTTTAAAAGCTCAACTGATATCGAGATCACAGCCTACAGTGTAGGTCAAGGAGGGAACAATAACTCGGAAAAAAATAGCCGGGTACAGTGGCTCACTCAACCAATTCCAACATGAGAGAGGCTATTTAATtttcgtcgctatacttacttaaCGCTTAGTCGCTATACGTATTGACCGACTAGACtattaaacattaaagtaatggtttatgtataataaaacaGTTACATCTTAATAAGACTCACGGAAGTAGACAATTTATTACCTATGCCTAGCCGCCGTCATACAaagttatgctctcattttaaaatgaccaTTTGCAATAACATGACATTTGGCATGAACATTCAATGAACAtacattaaaagtaacatatctatcggcccgattcgaactttaagatacgtaaaaaaaaaacctaaagatacgatatggattgaatatgtcagtgtcaaatccATATCGTAACTTTAGAAAATGTTTggcgtattttaaagttcgaatcgggagATCTCTGGTAGGCAACTAGTTTTagttgctagaaattgtaatataaaGAAATTAGAACGAGTATAAGTTTTACATATAAGACTTTCACTTGAGATACAAGCGTGTAACGTTGCCGACCTTACTATTAGCTTAAAAGGATGTCTCGGGAGCAGAAACCTAATTCACCCTAAGGAACGCAACACtacaaaaatataactttattataaaatggATACATACTCGTAGAAGAAATTTGAAAATCAGAGTTAGCGGTGAACACAGATATTATCCAATGCCCAAATATATGGTAGGCACATATAGGAAATAGGAAGAATAGTGTTTATATTCTAATTGTTCGTAGCGTTTAGACAAGTCGAGCTCTCAGACGCATCGGTATAAGTGAGCTCTCCGATTTGATAGGATCTTGAGCCCACAAATATACCGGTCCACGGTCGCAAATGGTGTActcacaatataaaaaaaagccgCATTGATCGCGAAATGTCACTAACAAGATCAGCTACTTGAGCGCAACAGCGCCAGCAACGGAGTTCACAGCAGTCGCCGTGGTTGAATCGGCAGTGGAGTTATTATTATACCAGTCCAAAGAACACTGTGTAACTACTCTTCAATCCAAGGTAACGGGAATACGTCCAGGACATCAAGCGACTCAATGTGGTCAAATCGAGTTCTACACGTGTGCGATCCGGTTTGACGAGTTAGCTTGTGGGTCTTGTTACAAAGGCCTAGGGTTCATTTTGTTAGTGCTGGCAGTTTTGAAACGGGTCGAGGCCAACATTATTGCCTTTATGTGGTTTGGAATCTTGGACCAAGACTGATCTCGTTTCCTCCACCTACTTCTACACTGTAGAAACATATATAAGGGTctcccagcaagctcggttccccatacaaacgtaggtacttacgctctcattttaaaacgactagctagattgctgtgaaactttgtacttaaaataggatccagataccatagttaaaaaaataaagcgaatttaagtttttcatacaaacatgatttaagctctatttcgtttgttttataagctagagctatataaactaattacaggcctagatatacctcatgtcattgtatgtgcaaagtttcattacaatccaacgtatagttttaaaatgagaacgaaactccgtttttatggaaaggtgaaattcggccgcgCTTGCCGGGGACTTTACATGTCCTAATGAAGACTTCTTTGTTTCTTAATGAGCATGAAGTTTACAATAATGctagaatatataataattaaatatattttaactagaCACGCATTGTTATTGGAGCTAAGATACGAAATCTAGGTCAAGATTTGCAGGAAATAAGGCAAGGTTAATTTTAGTTCCCAGGGTCTGCGagagatggcgctagtagtatCATAATTTCTATACATTGGTAAAATTAATCTTGTCTAATATATGAAACTTATTACAGTCATAAACTTTTTTGATTTAGACACATATTATGAAACAACGTTTCACTGGagcatacatatatttagtataaataaCGTAATTTTGTTTACCATGTGCATCTCTGTAGTATGCGTGCGTGACGCTCCGAAAGCGCTCTTGCCCCGCGGTGTCCCAAATCTGAAGTTTTACCTTGATGCCGTCGACCGTGACTACCTTGTTCTGCAACAGATGGCGCTAGCTGtactaaaaatttacaaaatacttatttaacatTATGACATTGGATCCAGCTATTTTTGTGCTATCATACCAAACAAATGTTGAAGTAAAGTTAGGTAccacaatagtttatttttggtTAATTCAAAGAAAGGTATGGATGGTGTGATGTGAATTACAGGTTGCTTAGAGTGTTGTTATAAAGGTACCTATAGGTACTCAGAATTTTATAGCAAGCGAGCTAACCTACCTAATCTAAAAATAGAAATTTGTGCTTTAAGTTTAAAGACATCTTATTGTACGACATAACATAACGTACTTACGTAAATAGGTAATTTAAGCGTGAGTTATGATTGTGATTGCGTGATATTTATCATCTAAAtgattaattgtttttaatataaaagctGCTTTTATAAACCCTATTATcatattaacataattaacGTCCAGTGAACAGCCAATTTCGCAAACCAAAAAAAACTGGCAGGGTGCCATAAATCAAAGCGGCAAAAAcagcacaaaaaaaaacaacaacattgCAATAATAAATCAGTCAGGCCGATTCAATCACAGCTGTCACGTGGAAGGGGGCGGGAACAGAAAAAGCGCGCCAAAGTTCAAACACCAATGGCGTGGCGGCGAAGCGGCCGCGAGCACCCGCGACTGGCCCGTTTGAAATTGGAACCCTTGATAGTTATCTTTTTTTGCGAGAATATGGCCACctagaaaaaaaagtttgtgtCATAGATTCAGGCTTTTCGACTGTGACTTTTATAACAGAACTAGGCACagacatttaataaaatattttatttgaatgtttGGTTAGGTATATTTTGTTATCTTTAGGAAACTCTTTTAACTATTAAACTTTACATAAATCAAACCCATAAACTTAGTTTAGGAATGTTAAAGCCTTTTTacttcattataattataatataacctATGGGGGCCCATTATCGGGTACTAAAAATCAAAGGACCAgcataaaataggtacttacaataCCTAAGAaacttttaacatttttaacacatttatTGCCAAGAACCCGCTAGCTAGGTGGGTCAATTATATATCAAGAATTAGGCCAAGAATCTTTTTGGACTTCTGAGAATAAATATTTCGTTTTCAATATAAAGTTGCACTGACAGTAATGTGTTAAACAAATTGGATTAAGTATCTATTTAATAGACCCGACCCGACCCGACCCGACCCGTAAAACAACAAATTACAACTTTTCAAGTATAAGCCGACAACACAGGTCAAAATTCCTCTCGCCATTAAACTGAacctattataaaattaattaaacccattaattaataatttgtagGTTACAAAACAGGGCCCTACccagattattttattacttatataaaattttggaaataaaggaGAAAAGTAAAAACCCCAGAGCTTCGGCGGGCGAGACTTCAATTCGCGgatctatttattttttatcgtatATTTCCTTCCCGCCGGGAAGTATTGTCTGTATTCTGTACCCGGAAGTCGATGCCGACGGTGGATATGTAGTTTCCGGCGAGGAACGTGCCGTCCCGGAAGCGGACTAGCATGCACGTCTTGCCAACGCCGCTGTCGCCGAGCAGCATCACCTATGAAATAGGGGAAAATGGAAGTTAAGTATTAGTGTTAATTTTACAGTTTCACTcagtttttaaaagtatttcttTGCACGACGAGAGACAGTACGCGGCGCATTGTGTACGTgaatacaatacttaaaaaaaagataactaGGTTCTCGGatagtcaataaaaatatatgattgaaataaaaaaatagagttTTAAATTCTGTTTTTTGATTTCTGATTATGGGTGACCAAGTGGTGACAgaataattcataatcattcaAAAGTAGATAATGTAGATACTTAATAGTTACTTCTGTTAGTTTCTGTCACACCACGCACAATAACCGTAGGTTACAATCGTATACTCATGTTGTTTTTGCGTGCGTTCGCCATTTTACTACCCAGCGGTTTACAAaactatgtatatgtatttatttacctagCAGGTTTTAATTACTTACGCCTCGCTTCAACTAAATGAAAAGTTATCTACAAACCGCGCCAGAACTTGGCGAAAGATGTTAATAGTCTTCCTTATTTGTCGTTTCATATGTGTCTGAAGTTAGTGGTAGTTGGTCAAAAATCTAAATTGAAAACACCTAACTTCAAAAGTTACATACGAATATCACAAATCGAATCAATTTTTACGacaactttttgttttattatctataaaattatataataatgaatcaaaataaacgttatgatacatttacattataattattctgATATATTCCCCCACTCTACTTTGAAAACCAAGTACAAAAACAGAATTATAATGCCATTTTGTAGGTATGTTGTATATAGGGTTCAGTTCATTTAATGACCAAAAAAAGTAGGTACGCAATCATTTGTTATGTCTTACATAACCTCCGCAGACAGGAATTCAGTAGAGAATTTAGGTTTGGAGACAATCCTAAATTccaataccaataaaataaaaataaaatagaattgaCAGATTTTTAAGAACTGACACAATATATTCTTGCAAGTCAAACCGAATTCACtgaatcttaattttttttgtgaaactCACATCCTGaaggacataaataaataattaattcaatcGTTTTCTTGGCCATTTATGTAGCGACATGTCACATGACGGGATTATTATCTATTTGTTAACAAATAAACCAAAACTCACCTTCCCAAAAGCGTCATATTTATCCTCCTGCTTCCCCTGCTGCCAGGGTTCCGTCGGCGACGGGGGTTCGCTATGCGGCATGACGCCAATCTCCTCATTCTTATCCTCGTCTTCTCTAGTCTCTGGCAGGTTCCGTGCCCAGGTTGGTCGGACCCGGCCGACGACAACTCGCTTCTCCAGCTGCCTGTTATCTATGGTGTTTGGGTTCCACATTGTCTTTGGTTTTTGACAGTTGATGTTTTTAGGTTATGGTTGTCATGATAGGGGCACTAAAATTTTGCTTGTTTTCACTTCACTTCACTGGCATTTTAGTAACTTGTGATGCACTTAATTTAGAGTTTCTTATACTCTTGAACTgtaaaatcaatattataatacGATTATTTTGAATTAGGTGTGGATTGATTTTCAAATTGGTAGTGAATTTGAGGTTCTGTTTATCTATATTTACACAAGTTgacgttttatatttaaaaattgggTTCAAGTTTATGCTTAGGAATTTTGCCACACAGTATGCAAACAATTTACCTTGGTATATTAGTAacagtagaataaaaaaaaaactatactgaTCCCTCTTTTTGGGGATGTAATATCTACTAGCATGCGAAAAAGACAGCATGATTATTTTTGCTTATGCTCCTTGGCAAACTATTCTGAGTTCTTACGTATATTTACAGATGGCCGctgaaaaggaaaaaaaatcggTAACATCTCATAGgtttgaattgaaattgaaattttccACTTTCAATAAGTATATACATTTTCATGAATTTTTCCGGATTTTTTTAGAaacatttccatttttttaagtttcccACAGCTTGCGCATATGTTAGTCTGCAAGAAGTTTGTATGCACTGGTGACCTTTTCGATCTGCAGCTGACTTACTAGAGTGATAAAATATAAAGGACCGCACCATGGCCCTGAGTActtatacttgccgcaaaactaactggctactgagatcataatgctatctcatTTACCCTTGATAAGGTAAGACCAACCGAGAGTGAAAGAGGTGGCATTATGAactgactcgccacttagttcTGTGGCAAGTATAGGCTTACGTGTCTCATGTCTACTATGAACGAACAATTTTCGAATTTCGACATGTGTCAAGTTCAAGTATGCTTAGCTTAGGTATACGTaagtagagtctgttcggaaagagaagagtcgtggaatgtattgggccccatacattccacgactattctctttccgaacagactctatatAGATTTGACTGCATAAAGACATATTCCAGTAACTAACGGACACTGAACAATATcgattaaatatgtaatatccGCGCGTTTAGTTAAGTTTCATCATGAAGTTCCCTATACGTTAAAGTGGAACTTCAGCACTTCATAAGCCAAGTTGCGAACTCGCAAGTTGCGCGAACTTGTGAATAGCGAAGATGTTAGATAATTATTCCGATATTAAGTAGACTATAATTTCTAGAATACAGTAAGGTGTAAGTAATTACCAAAGATCGCTCTTTgcgagttagaccaagctaagttggcagcgattttgatagcccagactagTGATATGCCGTTACCGTAAATTACGAGAACAGAGAGAGAATCGTCTGATAATTTATAACGAGAAAAGTTCTCCGTAGTAATATGGTAGTAATTAACTAGAAAGTTGTcaaaattttcctttatttttaaatttattattacacaatttaagATTGTActgaaattttcaaaaaaaaccgtcaaatttcaatttcaataaaaatatattcatatgtAGGTAAGCAAGCATTGATTTGTGAAGCAAGGTTTGATTGATAATGGCtttgattataaattatttattattagagatatcggtactcgtgaagtaatgaatgacatactttccgcactagcatcgaaatgtactattattacatcACGTGTTTATTTAAAGTTAGGCTGTTATTTTGTAAACAGGTAAGTGCTTATCAGCTGGATTCGTATTGTCCCAGGTACAGGTAAAAAAACACGTGTAAACTGCATTTTATGCACTTGTCTTGACTTGGTACTAAACTAACGGATTATAATGCTTTCTGATTGGCCCTACGGATCCCgtagggctgatttagacggcacgcgaactcgcatgcgattatAGTTACATTgtggactattgaggttacaagtGTTACAACCGattcggccgaccgat is a genomic window containing:
- the LOC133521235 gene encoding ras-related protein Rab-37-like, encoding MWNPNTIDNRQLEKRVVVGRVRPTWARNLPETREDEDKNEEIGVMPHSEPPSPTEPWQQGKQEDKYDAFGKVMLLGDSGVGKTCMLVRFRDGTFLAGNYISTVGIDFRNKVVTVDGIKVKLQIWDTAGQERFRSVTHAYYRDAHALLLLYDVTNKTSFDNIRAWLGEIREYAQDDVVIMLLGNKSDSGLERAVRREEGQRLAREYQVSFMETSAKTGLNVEAAFAHVARALVAKANPADPNRLAVRAPPVQEQRSSCPPCT